In the Pseudothauera hydrothermalis genome, one interval contains:
- the rpsL gene encoding 30S ribosomal protein S12: MPTINQLVRKPRENAVAKSKVPALEACPQRRGVCTRVYTTTPKKPNSALRKVAKVRLTNGFEVISYIGGEGHNLQEHSVVLIRGGRVKDLPGVRYHIVRGSLDLQGVKDRKQARSKYGAKRPKKA, translated from the coding sequence ATGCCAACAATCAATCAGCTTGTCCGCAAGCCGCGGGAAAATGCCGTCGCCAAAAGCAAGGTGCCGGCCCTGGAAGCGTGCCCTCAGCGGCGCGGTGTGTGCACGCGCGTCTATACCACCACTCCGAAAAAGCCGAACTCGGCGCTGCGGAAGGTGGCCAAGGTTCGCCTGACCAACGGTTTTGAAGTGATTTCGTATATCGGTGGTGAAGGGCACAACCTGCAAGAGCACTCGGTGGTCCTCATTCGCGGCGGTCGTGTCAAAGACTTGCCGGGTGTTCGCTACCACATCGTGCGCGGCTCGCTTGACCTCCAGGGGGTCAAGGATCGCAAGCAGGCGCGCTCGAAGTACGGCGCCAAGCGTCCCAAGAAGGCCTGA
- the rpsG gene encoding 30S ribosomal protein S7 yields MPRRREVPKREILADPKYGSQDVSKFINVIMQSGKKSVAERIVYGAFDQIVAKSGKDPLEVFSAAIANVKPVVEVKSRRVGGANYQVPVEVRPSRRMALSMRWLREAARKRAEKSMAQRLAGELLEAAEGRGAAMKKREEVHRMAEANKAFSHYRF; encoded by the coding sequence ATGCCCCGTCGTCGTGAAGTTCCCAAGCGCGAAATTCTGGCCGACCCCAAATATGGGTCGCAAGATGTGTCCAAGTTCATCAATGTGATCATGCAGTCCGGCAAAAAGTCGGTTGCTGAGCGCATCGTCTATGGCGCGTTCGATCAAATCGTCGCCAAGTCCGGCAAGGATCCGCTGGAGGTGTTCTCTGCGGCGATCGCCAATGTCAAGCCGGTCGTTGAAGTCAAGAGCCGTCGGGTGGGTGGCGCCAACTATCAGGTGCCGGTAGAGGTGCGTCCGTCGCGCCGTATGGCGCTGTCGATGCGCTGGCTGCGTGAAGCGGCCCGCAAGCGCGCCGAAAAATCCATGGCGCAGCGCCTTGCGGGTGAGTTGCTGGAAGCGGCAGAAGGTCGGGGTGCGGCCATGAAAAAGCGCGAAGAAGTGCATCGCATGGCCGAGGCCAACAAGGCATTCTCCCACTACCGGTTCTGA